A stretch of the Syntrophorhabdaceae bacterium genome encodes the following:
- a CDS encoding ATP-binding cassette domain-containing protein gives MVFLGMQPVIRVTDLWKYYGDDEQGEPALRGTSLVVAAGDIVALFGKSGSGKTTLLNLLAGLDRPTRGMIEIEGQ, from the coding sequence AGGTATGCAGCCTGTTATCCGTGTTACAGATCTCTGGAAATATTACGGTGATGATGAACAGGGCGAGCCCGCGCTCCGGGGGACAAGTCTCGTGGTGGCTGCCGGCGATATTGTTGCCCTCTTCGGGAAAAGCGGCTCCGGCAAAACAACGCTCTTAAATCTTCTTGCAGGGCTGGACAGACCCACGCGGGGCATGATCGAGATAGAAGGACAG